One genomic window of Comamonas serinivorans includes the following:
- a CDS encoding GspH/FimT family pseudopilin, with amino-acid sequence MMFRPLQSLRRARGFTLVELVVVLAILGLMAALVPMAYGPMREAAEYRDTVRAALEGLRAARLKAQLEGRETTFTVNLAARSFGAEGETVYTVPEDLGLRAVVADKEVGADGSLAIRFLPRGGATGGSVDVLRSSGDGVRLRVDWFSGRVEQEPVAP; translated from the coding sequence ATGATGTTTCGCCCCCTGCAATCCCTGCGTCGCGCACGCGGCTTCACGTTGGTGGAGCTGGTGGTGGTGCTGGCCATCCTGGGCCTGATGGCGGCCTTGGTGCCCATGGCCTACGGGCCCATGCGCGAGGCGGCCGAGTACCGCGACACCGTGCGCGCGGCGCTCGAAGGCCTGCGGGCCGCACGGCTCAAGGCCCAGCTCGAGGGGCGCGAAACCACCTTCACCGTCAACCTGGCGGCGCGCAGCTTTGGCGCCGAGGGCGAAACCGTCTACACCGTGCCCGAGGATCTGGGCCTGCGCGCCGTGGTGGCCGACAAGGAGGTCGGCGCCGATGGCAGCCTGGCCATCCGCTTTTTGCCGCGTGGCGGTGCCACCGGGGGCAGCGTCGACGTGCTGCGCTCGTCGGGCGATGGCGTGCGCCTGCGCGTGGACTGGTTTTCAGGCCGCGTCGAACAAGAGCCGGTGGCGCCATGA